From a single Mycolicibacterium mengxianglii genomic region:
- a CDS encoding FAD-dependent monooxygenase, which yields MPVDTDVLIAGAGPIGLTAAIELNRRGVDCRIVDALAEPPQYAKAVGVQPRTLEVFEGMGVLNAILDESIPMRGQVVYVNGAEVAQLELSLPAEVPFGFICIPQYATERVLRSELAHRGVVVERGVRVTGFSQDDDGVTASVSSDSGQQMLRARYLVGADGAHSVVRKALGATFEGAAFDEQYMLGDVEVDWSLPRGFALRAMHQSDGITDDLLVCIPLPGRGRYRMSMLVPAELAAAPAAADGIAHGFEGARAPRLDDIQAVLDRLSPEPVTARNLRWSSVFRISHRIVDSYGSGRVFIAGDAAHIHPPTGAQGMNTGIQDAHNLAWKLALAVRGEAAAGLLDSYDAERRPVGEEVVGRTVRSARAGIGADAADPDYAIRREAQLLISYAGSPIVAEGAGERAPDATGLRRDAVTAPLRLFSLLNRRDHTVLLYAGPGVTEVAELEVVARAATAAAHGRAGVYLVAASDADVADTVLPLIRDVDGEFARGYAAKDVSAFVRPDGYLGLAARGVSPADAAEAVVQHLRATFA from the coding sequence CTGCCTGTTGACACCGACGTTCTGATTGCCGGGGCCGGCCCGATCGGCCTGACCGCCGCGATCGAACTCAACCGCCGCGGTGTCGACTGCCGCATCGTCGACGCCCTTGCCGAACCTCCTCAGTATGCGAAAGCCGTTGGGGTGCAACCTCGTACGCTCGAGGTGTTCGAGGGCATGGGGGTGTTGAACGCCATCCTCGATGAATCCATCCCGATGCGCGGACAGGTGGTGTACGTCAACGGGGCCGAGGTCGCGCAGCTCGAACTGTCACTGCCGGCGGAGGTGCCGTTCGGCTTCATCTGCATTCCGCAATACGCCACCGAACGCGTACTGCGCTCCGAGCTCGCCCACCGTGGCGTCGTCGTGGAGCGGGGCGTGCGGGTGACCGGGTTCAGCCAGGACGACGACGGGGTGACAGCCTCGGTGTCCAGCGACTCCGGTCAGCAGATGCTGCGTGCGAGGTATCTGGTCGGGGCCGACGGCGCCCACAGCGTGGTCCGCAAGGCGCTGGGGGCCACCTTCGAAGGCGCGGCGTTCGATGAGCAGTACATGCTCGGCGACGTCGAGGTGGACTGGTCACTGCCGCGCGGGTTCGCGCTGCGGGCGATGCACCAGAGCGACGGCATCACCGACGATCTGCTGGTCTGCATCCCGTTGCCCGGGCGTGGCCGCTACCGGATGTCGATGTTGGTACCTGCCGAGCTCGCGGCCGCCCCGGCTGCTGCGGACGGCATCGCGCACGGTTTCGAAGGTGCGCGTGCCCCACGGCTCGACGACATCCAGGCGGTGCTCGACCGGCTTTCCCCGGAACCGGTGACCGCGCGCAACCTGCGTTGGTCCTCGGTGTTCCGGATCAGCCACCGCATCGTGGACAGCTACGGCTCCGGCCGGGTGTTCATCGCAGGCGACGCCGCCCACATCCATCCGCCCACCGGGGCGCAGGGCATGAACACCGGCATCCAGGACGCTCACAACCTGGCGTGGAAGTTGGCGCTCGCGGTCCGCGGCGAGGCCGCTGCCGGCCTACTCGACAGCTACGACGCCGAACGCCGTCCGGTCGGTGAGGAGGTGGTGGGGCGCACCGTCCGCAGCGCACGGGCCGGAATCGGCGCCGACGCCGCTGACCCCGACTACGCGATCCGCCGCGAAGCCCAGTTGTTGATCTCCTATGCCGGCAGCCCCATCGTGGCCGAGGGGGCAGGCGAGCGTGCCCCCGATGCCACCGGATTGCGCCGCGACGCGGTCACCGCGCCGTTGCGGTTGTTCAGCCTGCTCAACCGCCGGGACCACACGGTCCTGCTGTACGCCGGCCCGGGAGTCACCGAGGTGGCGGAGCTGGAAGTCGTGGCCCGGGCCGCCACCGCTGCGGCACATGGGCGCGCCGGGGTGTATCTGGTCGCAGCTTCCGATGCCGACGTCGCCGACACCGTGCTGCCACTGATCCGTGACGTCGACGGTGAATTCGCCCGCGGCTACGCCGCCAAAGACGTCTCGGCCTTCGTCCGGCCCGACGGCTACCTCGGGCTGGCAGCGCGCGGTGTCTCCCCTGCGGATGCGGCCGAGGCCGTGGTGCAACACTTGCGCGCGACGTTCGCCTAG
- the gcvH gene encoding glycine cleavage system protein GcvH, with the protein MSEIPADLHYTPDHEWIRRTGDDTVRVGITDYAQSALGDVVFVQLPDIGIELTSGDTFGEVESTKSVSDLYAPVTAKVVAVNGELEGSPDLVNSDPYGAGWLLELQAAPGELEAGFGALLDAEAYRATLTE; encoded by the coding sequence GTGAGCGAGATCCCAGCCGATCTGCACTACACCCCCGATCACGAGTGGATTCGCCGCACCGGCGACGACACCGTCCGGGTCGGCATCACCGACTATGCGCAGTCCGCTCTGGGTGACGTGGTTTTTGTGCAGCTTCCCGACATCGGCATTGAACTCACCTCGGGTGACACCTTCGGCGAGGTGGAGTCCACGAAGTCGGTGTCCGACCTGTACGCCCCGGTCACCGCCAAAGTCGTTGCGGTCAACGGTGAGTTGGAGGGCAGCCCGGACCTGGTGAACTCCGACCCTTACGGCGCCGGTTGGCTGCTGGAGTTGCAGGCGGCGCCGGGCGAACTCGAGGCCGGGTTCGGTGCGCTGCTGGACGCAGAGGCCTACCGCGCCACGCTCACCGAGTAG
- a CDS encoding ABC transporter ATP-binding protein/permease, protein MFTPTLDWGNELGISLIWIAKGWAIAAVATLAILLLIGRFTTWGKQFWRVTRGYFVGRDSVIVWVWLGGLLLSVITGVRLSVLFSFQGNDMSTSFQVIAAGLGSGDDAVRQSGGDGFWLSMAVFAVLAVLNVALVMLDLYLAQRFMLRWRAWLTEQLTDNWLDGKAYYRSRFIDDTIDNPDQRIQADIDIFTAGVNSQPNRPNNGSETTLLFGAVSSIASMISFTAILWNLSGPVTLPFVGVELPKAMFVIGVVYIVFATIVAFWIGRPIIALSFNNEKFNAAFRYALVRLRDASESVAFYRGELAERTGLRRRFAPVVDNYKKYVNRMTGFFGWNLSITQAQELIPYVVQFQRFYSGEITLGALSQTAGAFRSILTGLSFFRNAYDDFAGYRAAIIRLHGLVVADDEGRELPTLTVAPSSDGSVELDDVEVRKPDGTQLINPLDLRLATGDTLAVTGVSGTGKTTLLRSLAQLWPYTSGTLRCPAGANETMFLSQLPYVPLGDLRAVLSYPRQSGDIADDDLIAILNKVALPHLVGRLDEEQDWVKVLSPGEQQRIAFARILLTKPKAAFLDEATSALDVGLETMLYQMVRNELPETILVSVAHRGTVIDHHEQELTLLGDGEWRLGAVGAAAP, encoded by the coding sequence ATGTTCACACCGACCCTTGACTGGGGCAACGAGCTCGGCATCTCGCTGATCTGGATCGCCAAAGGCTGGGCCATCGCTGCCGTCGCCACCCTGGCCATCCTGCTTCTGATCGGCCGATTCACCACCTGGGGCAAGCAGTTCTGGCGGGTCACCCGCGGCTATTTCGTCGGCCGCGACAGCGTGATCGTCTGGGTCTGGCTGGGCGGTCTGCTGTTGTCGGTGATCACCGGCGTCCGGCTCTCGGTCCTGTTCAGCTTCCAGGGCAACGACATGTCCACCAGCTTCCAGGTCATCGCGGCGGGGCTGGGCAGCGGCGATGACGCTGTACGGCAGTCGGGCGGAGACGGCTTCTGGTTGTCGATGGCTGTCTTCGCTGTCCTCGCGGTGCTCAACGTCGCGCTGGTCATGCTGGACCTCTATCTCGCGCAACGATTCATGCTGCGGTGGCGCGCCTGGCTCACCGAGCAGCTCACCGACAACTGGCTCGACGGAAAGGCCTACTACCGGTCGCGCTTCATCGACGACACGATCGACAACCCGGACCAGCGCATCCAGGCCGACATCGACATCTTCACCGCCGGGGTCAATTCCCAGCCCAACAGGCCGAACAACGGCTCGGAGACCACGCTGCTGTTCGGTGCGGTGTCCTCGATTGCATCGATGATCTCCTTCACCGCGATCCTGTGGAATCTCTCCGGACCGGTGACATTGCCGTTCGTCGGTGTCGAGTTGCCCAAGGCGATGTTCGTGATCGGCGTCGTCTACATCGTCTTCGCAACCATCGTCGCGTTCTGGATCGGCCGGCCCATCATCGCGCTGTCGTTCAACAACGAGAAGTTCAACGCCGCGTTCCGCTATGCGCTGGTGCGGTTGCGGGACGCCTCGGAGTCGGTGGCGTTCTACCGCGGCGAGTTGGCCGAGCGCACCGGATTGCGCCGCCGGTTCGCACCGGTGGTGGACAACTACAAGAAGTACGTCAACCGGATGACCGGTTTCTTCGGTTGGAACCTCTCGATCACGCAGGCCCAGGAGCTCATCCCGTACGTGGTCCAGTTCCAACGGTTCTACAGCGGGGAGATCACCCTCGGCGCCCTCAGTCAGACTGCCGGCGCCTTCCGCTCGATCCTGACCGGGCTGTCGTTCTTCCGTAACGCTTACGACGACTTCGCCGGCTACCGGGCGGCGATCATCCGTCTGCACGGCTTGGTGGTCGCCGACGATGAAGGCCGCGAACTGCCGACACTGACGGTGGCGCCCAGCTCGGACGGCTCGGTGGAACTCGACGACGTCGAGGTGCGCAAACCCGATGGCACCCAGTTGATCAATCCCCTCGACCTCCGGTTGGCCACCGGCGACACGCTGGCCGTCACCGGCGTGTCGGGCACCGGGAAGACGACCTTGTTGCGCAGTCTGGCGCAGTTGTGGCCCTACACTTCCGGCACGCTGCGCTGCCCGGCCGGCGCCAACGAGACGATGTTCCTGTCACAGCTGCCGTATGTCCCCCTCGGCGACCTGCGGGCAGTGCTGTCCTATCCCCGCCAATCGGGTGACATCGCTGACGACGATCTGATCGCCATCCTGAACAAGGTGGCACTGCCGCATCTGGTCGGCCGGCTCGACGAGGAGCAGGACTGGGTGAAGGTGCTCTCTCCCGGCGAGCAACAGCGCATTGCGTTCGCCCGGATCCTGTTGACCAAGCCCAAGGCGGCGTTCCTCGACGAGGCCACCTCCGCGCTCGACGTCGGCCTGGAGACCATGCTGTACCAGATGGTGCGCAACGAACTGCCGGAGACGATCCTGGTCAGCGTCGCGCATCGCGGCACCGTGATCGACCATCACGAGCAGGAGTTGACGCTGCTCGGTGACGGCGAGTGGCGGCTGGGCGCGGTCGGGGCCGCAGCTCCCTAG
- a CDS encoding DUF881 domain-containing protein: MPEITPSEHGRHELPADAEPPRQRTRSQLVFGVLAVLLCLMLGVAIATQVRQTETGDSLESARPADLLVLLDSLQQREAALNTEVADLQRTLASLQAAGNSDQAAIDNARARLAALSILIGTVGATGPGVTVTIEDPARGVAPETMLDVINELRAAGAEAMEIRAADGAVRVGVDTWVVGTPGALAVDDLVVSPPYSVLAIGDPPTLAAAMNIPGGAVDSVERVGGTMTIQQSDRVDVTTLRQPKPRQYAQPVK, from the coding sequence GTGCCTGAGATCACCCCGTCCGAACACGGCCGCCACGAACTGCCTGCGGATGCCGAGCCGCCGCGACAGCGGACGCGCTCACAGCTGGTGTTCGGTGTGTTGGCAGTGCTTCTGTGCCTGATGCTCGGAGTGGCGATCGCCACCCAGGTGCGGCAGACCGAGACCGGCGATTCGCTGGAGTCGGCGCGTCCCGCGGATTTGCTCGTGCTGTTGGATTCGCTGCAGCAGCGCGAGGCCGCCCTCAACACCGAAGTCGCCGACCTGCAACGCACCCTGGCCTCGCTGCAGGCGGCGGGCAACTCCGATCAGGCCGCCATCGACAACGCACGTGCCCGCCTGGCAGCGTTGTCGATCCTCATCGGCACGGTCGGTGCCACCGGCCCCGGGGTCACAGTGACGATCGAGGACCCCGCCCGCGGGGTGGCGCCGGAGACGATGCTCGACGTGATCAACGAATTGCGCGCCGCCGGTGCCGAGGCCATGGAGATCCGCGCGGCCGATGGTGCGGTGCGTGTCGGGGTCGACACCTGGGTGGTGGGCACGCCCGGGGCGTTGGCCGTCGACGATCTCGTGGTCTCGCCCCCGTATTCTGTTCTGGCGATTGGGGATCCGCCCACCCTGGCCGCGGCGATGAATATTCCGGGCGGTGCCGTCGACAGCGTGGAACGGGTGGGGGGCACCATGACGATCCAGCAGTCGGACCGCGTTGACGTCACCACCTTGCGGCAACCGAAACCGCGCCAATACGCTCAGCCGGTCAAATGA
- a CDS encoding DUF881 domain-containing protein, giving the protein MREPDRTLGGFEPAAGLSPRQVHAVQKLPVPSLLRSLLSEHLDPGYAAAAKARADSPHPPPRMVRWGWQATAALLIAMVFAVAAAQARTTAPGVSEAQHVLAGSVRAAEGTTDGLADRRDTLAAEVDDIARRQLADDAEGQQLLTSLDEVNLPAASTPMIGPGVTVTVTDPGMGRDLTDVSKQRVPGSRQVILDRDLQLVVNSLWAAGAEAIAIDGIRMGPNVTIRQAGGAILVDNHPTASPYVIVALGPPNALRDGFDRSPGLIRLRLLEASYGVGATVSADEGLTVPTGATREIKFAKQMGP; this is encoded by the coding sequence ATGAGAGAGCCCGACCGCACGCTCGGCGGCTTCGAACCCGCGGCCGGACTGTCGCCCCGCCAGGTGCACGCCGTCCAGAAGCTGCCCGTGCCGTCGCTGCTGCGCTCACTGCTGTCCGAACATCTCGACCCCGGTTATGCGGCCGCGGCGAAGGCTCGCGCAGACTCCCCGCACCCGCCACCACGCATGGTGCGCTGGGGTTGGCAGGCTACGGCGGCCCTGCTGATCGCCATGGTGTTCGCCGTCGCCGCCGCCCAGGCCCGCACCACCGCGCCCGGGGTCAGCGAGGCCCAGCATGTCCTGGCAGGCAGCGTGCGCGCCGCCGAGGGCACCACCGACGGACTGGCCGACCGCCGCGACACACTGGCCGCCGAAGTCGACGACATCGCCCGCCGCCAATTGGCCGACGACGCCGAAGGTCAGCAGCTGTTGACCAGCCTGGACGAGGTCAACCTCCCCGCCGCCAGCACCCCGATGATCGGGCCGGGCGTCACCGTCACCGTCACCGACCCCGGGATGGGACGCGACCTGACCGACGTGTCGAAGCAACGGGTTCCCGGCAGCCGGCAGGTGATCCTGGACCGCGACCTGCAACTTGTGGTCAATTCGCTGTGGGCCGCGGGCGCCGAGGCCATCGCCATCGACGGCATTCGCATGGGCCCCAACGTCACCATTCGACAGGCGGGCGGGGCCATCCTGGTTGACAATCACCCCACCGCCAGCCCCTACGTCATCGTCGCTCTGGGACCACCGAACGCCCTGCGTGACGGGTTCGACCGGAGTCCCGGCCTGATCCGGTTGCGGTTGCTGGAGGCCTCCTATGGGGTGGGGGCGACGGTGAGTGCCGACGAGGGCCTCACCGTGCCGACCGGCGCAACCCGAGAGATCAAGTTCGCCAAGCAGATGGGTCCGTGA
- the secA2 gene encoding accessory Sec system translocase SecA2: protein MARTSSKTKTSDNKPGKLSGRFWKLLGASADKNHERSLNEVRDSGAFADKAAELDDDELRKAAQLLNLDALADAADIQQFLAIAREAAERATGLRPFDVQLQGALRMLAGDVVEMATGEGKTLAGAVAAAGYALGGRRVHVISVNDYLARRDAEWMGPLIEAMGLTVGWITGESTADERRAAYQCDVTYASVNEIGFDVLRDQLVTDVEDLVSPNPDVALIDEADSVLVDEALVPLVLAGTTHRETPRLEIVELIGNLVPETDYSADADRRNIHLTEAGAQKIEKALGGIDLYSEEHVGTTLTEVNVALHAHVLLQRDVHYIVRDGAVHLINASRGRIAQLQRWPDGLQAAVEAKEGIETTETGEVLDNITVQALINRYPTVCGMTGTALAAGEQLRQFYKLGVSPIPQNTPNIREDAEDRVYITAAAKMDAVIEHIQEVHATGRPVLVGTHDVAESEELHERLVKRKVRAVVLNAKNDEEEAAVIAEAGALAAVTVSTQMAGRGTDIRLGGSDEKDHDQVVELGGLHVVGTGRHITERLDNQLRGRAGRQGDPGSSVFFASWEDAVVVSHLDVDKLPNDTDDDGRITSPRAASLLDDAQRIAEGRLLDVHANTWRYNHLIAQQRAIIVDRRNTLLSTPTARDELKELAPRRYEELAETISDEELERICRLIMLYHLDRGWADHQAFLADIRESIHLRALGRQNPLDEFHRMAVDAFTSLAADAVEAAQQTFETADLLNDEPGLDLSKLARPTSTWTYMVHDNPLQDDTLSALSLPGIFR, encoded by the coding sequence GTGGCACGGACCTCCTCCAAAACGAAAACCAGCGACAACAAACCGGGCAAGCTCAGCGGCCGGTTCTGGAAACTGCTGGGAGCCAGCGCGGACAAGAACCACGAACGCTCCCTGAACGAGGTGCGCGATTCGGGGGCCTTCGCCGACAAGGCCGCCGAACTCGACGACGACGAGCTCCGCAAGGCCGCCCAGCTGCTGAACCTCGACGCCCTCGCCGACGCCGCCGACATCCAGCAGTTCCTGGCCATCGCGCGGGAAGCCGCCGAACGAGCCACCGGGCTGCGACCGTTCGACGTCCAGTTGCAGGGCGCGCTGCGGATGCTGGCCGGCGACGTCGTGGAGATGGCCACCGGTGAAGGCAAGACCCTCGCCGGCGCCGTGGCCGCAGCCGGCTACGCCCTTGGTGGCCGCCGCGTGCACGTCATCTCCGTCAACGACTACCTGGCCCGTCGCGACGCCGAGTGGATGGGCCCGCTGATCGAGGCCATGGGGCTGACCGTCGGCTGGATCACCGGCGAGTCCACCGCCGACGAACGGCGGGCGGCCTACCAGTGCGACGTCACCTACGCCTCGGTCAACGAGATCGGCTTCGACGTGCTGCGCGACCAGCTGGTCACCGACGTCGAGGACCTGGTGTCACCGAACCCTGACGTGGCGCTCATCGACGAAGCGGACTCGGTGCTGGTCGATGAGGCGCTGGTGCCGTTGGTGCTGGCCGGAACCACCCACCGGGAAACCCCGCGGCTGGAGATCGTCGAACTCATCGGCAACTTGGTTCCCGAAACCGACTACTCCGCCGACGCCGACCGGCGCAACATCCACCTCACCGAAGCCGGTGCTCAGAAGATCGAAAAGGCCCTCGGCGGTATCGACCTGTACTCCGAAGAGCACGTCGGCACCACGCTGACGGAGGTGAACGTCGCCCTGCACGCCCACGTGCTGCTGCAACGCGACGTGCACTACATCGTCCGTGACGGCGCGGTGCACCTGATCAACGCCTCCCGCGGCCGGATCGCCCAACTGCAGCGCTGGCCGGACGGGCTGCAGGCGGCTGTCGAAGCCAAAGAGGGCATCGAGACCACCGAGACCGGCGAGGTGCTCGACAACATCACCGTCCAGGCCCTGATCAACCGGTATCCGACCGTGTGCGGGATGACCGGCACCGCCCTGGCCGCCGGGGAGCAGCTGCGCCAGTTCTACAAGCTCGGTGTCTCACCGATCCCGCAGAACACCCCGAACATCCGCGAAGACGCCGAAGACCGGGTGTACATCACCGCCGCGGCCAAGATGGACGCCGTGATCGAGCACATCCAGGAGGTGCACGCCACCGGCCGGCCGGTGCTCGTCGGCACCCACGATGTCGCCGAGTCCGAGGAACTGCACGAGCGCCTGGTGAAACGGAAGGTCCGCGCGGTCGTCCTGAATGCCAAGAACGACGAGGAAGAGGCCGCGGTGATCGCCGAGGCCGGTGCCCTGGCCGCGGTCACCGTGTCCACCCAGATGGCCGGGCGCGGCACCGACATCCGGCTCGGCGGATCGGACGAGAAGGACCACGACCAGGTAGTCGAACTGGGCGGTCTGCATGTCGTCGGCACCGGCCGGCACATCACCGAGCGGTTGGACAACCAGCTGCGCGGCCGCGCAGGCCGCCAGGGTGACCCCGGTTCCTCGGTGTTCTTCGCCAGCTGGGAGGACGCTGTCGTCGTCTCCCACCTGGACGTCGACAAACTACCCAACGACACCGACGACGACGGCCGGATCACCAGCCCCAGGGCGGCCAGCCTGCTCGACGACGCCCAGCGCATCGCCGAAGGTCGACTGCTCGACGTGCACGCCAACACCTGGCGCTACAACCACCTGATCGCCCAGCAGCGCGCCATCATCGTCGACCGGCGCAACACCCTGCTGTCCACCCCCACGGCCCGTGACGAGCTCAAGGAGCTGGCGCCGCGGCGGTACGAGGAACTGGCCGAAACCATCTCCGACGAGGAGCTGGAACGCATCTGCCGGCTGATCATGCTCTACCACCTGGACCGCGGCTGGGCCGATCACCAGGCCTTCCTCGCGGACATCCGGGAGAGCATCCACCTGCGGGCGCTCGGGCGGCAGAACCCGCTCGACGAGTTCCACCGGATGGCGGTCGACGCGTTCACCTCGCTGGCCGCCGACGCGGTGGAAGCCGCGCAGCAGACTTTCGAGACCGCTGACCTGCTCAACGACGAGCCGGGGCTGGATCTGTCGAAGCTGGCCCGCCCGACGTCGACCTGGACCTACATGGTTCACGACAACCCGCTACAGGACGACACGCTGTCGGCACTGAGTCTGCCCGGCATCTTCCGCTGA
- a CDS encoding CDP-alcohol phosphatidyltransferase family protein, which produces MTPAPGSLGDRVFTVPNALSLVRLVLIPVFVYLLLGAGDDPGAFGWAVAILIFSGASDWLDGKIARTMKNQSSRLGELLDPAVDRLYMVVVPISFGLAGIVPWWVIGVLILRDGLLAAMLPVLRSRGLTALPVTYIGKAATFALMSAFPLILLGQWDALWSRVLGACGWGFLIWGVGMYLWAFVLYVIQLVMVIRQLPKVTR; this is translated from the coding sequence ATGACGCCTGCTCCGGGGAGCTTGGGTGATCGCGTGTTCACGGTGCCCAACGCGCTCAGTTTGGTGCGTCTGGTCCTCATCCCGGTGTTCGTCTACCTGCTGCTGGGCGCCGGTGACGATCCGGGTGCCTTCGGGTGGGCCGTGGCGATCCTGATCTTCAGCGGTGCCTCTGACTGGCTCGACGGCAAGATCGCCCGGACCATGAAGAACCAGTCCTCCAGGCTGGGGGAGTTGCTGGACCCGGCCGTCGACCGCCTCTACATGGTGGTGGTGCCGATCTCGTTCGGCCTGGCCGGCATCGTGCCGTGGTGGGTGATCGGGGTGCTGATCCTCCGGGACGGGCTGCTGGCCGCGATGCTGCCGGTGCTGCGCAGTCGTGGGCTGACCGCGCTGCCGGTGACCTACATCGGCAAGGCGGCGACGTTCGCGCTGATGTCGGCCTTCCCGTTGATCCTGCTGGGGCAGTGGGACGCACTGTGGAGCAGGGTGCTCGGGGCCTGCGGGTGGGGCTTCCTCATCTGGGGCGTCGGCATGTACCTCTGGGCGTTCGTGCTCTACGTCATCCAGTTGGTGATGGTGATCCGGCAACTGCCCAAGGTCACCCGATGA
- a CDS encoding ABC transporter ATP-binding protein/permease has product MFEQSIDWSDQIGASLWWVTWVFAVTAAVSLLAVAALLRFTRWGQQFWRVTGDYFRGRQSLPVWALAAVLLLSVVASVRLDVLLSYFYNDQSTALQVAFSGVGSGDEAVKQSGISGFWTAMKLFGLLATVHVARTMLDIYLMQRFIIRWRVWLTRQLTGDWLDHRSYYRGRFIDETIDNPDQRIQQDIDIFTTGVGTTPNVPQYGTGSVLLFGAISSVLSVASFGPILWGLAGPLELGGVVVPKALFWISVVYVLLATAIAFWIGRPLIRLSFVNEARNAAFRYALVRLRDMAEAVGFYRGERAERTQLEGRFAAVIDNYRHYVRRTIGFTGFNLTASQAAVPLSLVVQAPRMFDGEISFGDVTQSGTATGAILDGLSFFRNAYDQFASFQAAIIRLDGLVRSNDRARHLPELTTADSADGAVVLDDVEVRTPAGELLIRPLDLRLERGESLVVTGRSGTGKTTLLRSLGQLWPFTTGTLHRPGGTNGTMFLSQVPYVPLGDLRAVVSYPSPPGDIPDEDLQRALVKVQLPHLVNQLGEDRDWVKVLSPGEQQRVAFARVLLTKPRAVFMDEATSALDEGLEYIMYSTVRQDLPDLIMVSVSHRPSVDRHHGRELHLLGGGEWRLGAVSDRSNR; this is encoded by the coding sequence ATGTTCGAGCAGTCGATCGACTGGAGCGACCAGATCGGCGCATCCTTGTGGTGGGTCACCTGGGTGTTCGCGGTGACGGCCGCGGTCTCGCTGCTGGCAGTGGCGGCCTTGCTGCGTTTCACCCGGTGGGGGCAGCAGTTCTGGCGGGTCACCGGCGACTATTTCCGGGGACGGCAGAGCCTGCCGGTGTGGGCCCTGGCAGCGGTCCTGCTGCTGTCGGTGGTGGCGTCGGTGCGACTCGACGTTCTGCTGAGCTACTTCTACAACGATCAGAGCACCGCGCTGCAGGTGGCGTTCAGCGGCGTCGGGTCGGGTGATGAGGCGGTCAAACAGTCTGGGATCTCGGGGTTCTGGACGGCGATGAAACTGTTCGGGTTGCTGGCCACCGTGCACGTCGCGCGCACGATGCTCGACATCTATTTGATGCAGCGATTCATCATCCGGTGGCGGGTGTGGCTGACAAGACAGCTCACCGGGGATTGGCTGGACCACCGCTCGTACTACCGCGGCAGGTTCATCGACGAAACGATCGACAACCCGGACCAGCGTATCCAGCAGGACATCGACATCTTCACCACCGGAGTGGGCACCACACCCAACGTTCCGCAGTACGGCACCGGTTCGGTTCTGTTGTTCGGCGCGATCAGTTCGGTGTTGTCGGTCGCCTCGTTCGGCCCCATCCTGTGGGGGCTGGCGGGACCCCTGGAACTCGGCGGCGTGGTGGTCCCGAAAGCCCTGTTCTGGATCTCGGTGGTGTACGTGCTGCTGGCCACCGCCATCGCATTCTGGATCGGCCGACCGCTGATCCGGCTGAGCTTTGTCAACGAGGCGCGCAACGCCGCCTTCCGCTATGCGCTGGTACGGCTGCGTGACATGGCCGAGGCGGTCGGGTTCTACCGCGGTGAGCGCGCTGAACGGACCCAGCTCGAAGGCCGGTTCGCCGCCGTCATCGACAACTACCGGCACTACGTGCGGCGCACCATCGGCTTCACCGGCTTCAACCTGACGGCCAGTCAGGCTGCGGTGCCGCTGTCCCTGGTGGTCCAGGCCCCGCGGATGTTCGACGGTGAGATCAGCTTCGGTGACGTGACGCAGTCCGGTACGGCCACCGGTGCCATCCTCGACGGCCTGTCGTTCTTCCGGAACGCCTATGACCAGTTCGCCAGCTTCCAGGCCGCCATCATCCGTCTCGACGGCCTGGTGAGATCCAACGACCGGGCCCGGCACCTGCCGGAGCTGACGACGGCCGACAGCGCCGATGGTGCCGTGGTGCTCGATGACGTCGAGGTGCGCACGCCGGCCGGCGAGCTGCTGATCCGTCCGTTGGATCTCCGGTTGGAGCGCGGCGAGAGCCTGGTGGTCACCGGGCGGTCCGGCACCGGCAAGACCACGCTGTTACGCAGCCTGGGCCAGCTGTGGCCGTTCACCACCGGCACGCTGCACCGCCCGGGCGGCACGAACGGGACGATGTTCCTGTCGCAGGTGCCCTACGTGCCGCTGGGTGACCTGCGTGCGGTGGTGTCCTATCCGTCCCCACCCGGCGACATTCCCGACGAGGACCTCCAGCGTGCGCTGGTGAAGGTGCAACTGCCGCATCTCGTCAACCAACTCGGCGAGGACCGCGACTGGGTGAAGGTGCTCTCCCCCGGCGAACAGCAACGGGTGGCCTTTGCCCGGGTACTTCTGACCAAACCGCGGGCGGTGTTCATGGACGAGGCCACCTCAGCGCTTGACGAGGGGCTCGAATACATCATGTATTCGACTGTGCGCCAGGACCTTCCGGATCTGATCATGGTCAGCGTCAGCCACCGACCCAGCGTGGATCGGCATCACGGGCGGGAACTGCACCTACTCGGAGGCGGCGAATGGCGCCTCGGCGCTGTTTCCGACCGCTCGAACCGGTGA